The following proteins are co-located in the Paenibacillus sp. FSL H8-0079 genome:
- a CDS encoding TetR/AcrR family transcriptional regulator, whose product MSRSKEFEVNVVLDKAMILFWEQGYEKTSMSDLVKHMGIHRRSLYDTFGDKHSLFLQAMDRYINKSNVMLTGEVKQSKTAKEALQKIFRFMVLEEEDSVSGCLLVNSVTELSARDSDVDTRTIKSFELTELMFEQVILWGQRDGEFSLDYDAKEMAENLHTLSVGIRVMARSSMDKEKLFRIVDISMGQLIV is encoded by the coding sequence ATGTCAAGAAGTAAAGAGTTTGAAGTAAATGTAGTTTTGGACAAAGCAATGATTCTTTTTTGGGAACAAGGTTACGAGAAGACATCCATGAGTGATTTGGTTAAGCATATGGGCATCCATCGTAGAAGCTTGTATGACACATTTGGAGATAAACATTCGTTATTTCTACAGGCTATGGATCGTTACATCAACAAAAGTAACGTTATGCTTACTGGTGAGGTTAAACAATCTAAGACTGCAAAAGAAGCTTTGCAGAAGATTTTTAGATTCATGGTCTTAGAAGAAGAAGATTCCGTTTCTGGTTGCCTACTAGTGAATTCGGTCACGGAACTGTCTGCACGAGATTCAGATGTAGATACCAGAACTATTAAATCATTCGAATTAACAGAGCTAATGTTTGAACAGGTTATTCTCTGGGGGCAGCGGGATGGAGAATTTTCTCTCGATTACGATGCAAAGGAAATGGCTGAAAATCTGCATACTTTATCCGTTGGAATTAGAGTAATGGCAAGATCCTCAATGGATAAAGAAAAACTATTTCGTATCGTTGATATATCAATGGGGCAATTAATAGTGTAA
- a CDS encoding MerR family transcriptional regulator: MIKNNYKIKEISQLYGIGVDSLRYYEKLGLLIPRRDKNGYRLYSLHDIYKLNIIRDLRELDFTMDQIREYLDKQSIETTLELLYQEQELIRDRTAKLESRQNILKNRIDVITAAMNIETGVFSIKTLPNRPCLKFDERITRDEEMDYAIKMLHRIHNAYITDLSNQLYGASISLHEVSQGIKGVFHSVFFIFDSECTDTLDFDYFLPAGDYLSLHYRGSYEQSYEKVMEVVKYAKENDLSLLGDPFEVYEIDNRDTMMSDQYLTEIQVRVEQRK, translated from the coding sequence ATGATTAAAAATAATTACAAAATCAAAGAAATATCACAACTATATGGAATTGGTGTAGACTCCTTACGTTATTACGAAAAACTAGGTTTATTGATCCCTCGTCGTGATAAAAATGGATATCGATTATATAGCCTACATGACATATATAAATTAAATATTATACGTGATTTGCGTGAGTTAGATTTTACAATGGATCAAATTAGAGAATATCTGGATAAACAGAGTATTGAGACCACACTTGAATTATTATATCAAGAGCAGGAATTGATACGTGATCGAACGGCCAAACTTGAATCAAGACAAAATATTTTAAAAAATAGAATCGATGTGATTACTGCAGCGATGAACATTGAAACGGGTGTATTTTCTATTAAAACGTTACCGAATCGTCCTTGTTTGAAGTTTGATGAACGGATCACCAGGGATGAAGAAATGGATTATGCCATTAAAATGCTACACCGGATTCATAACGCGTACATTACCGATCTGAGCAATCAATTATACGGTGCATCTATATCCTTACACGAGGTAAGCCAGGGAATTAAAGGTGTCTTCCATTCTGTCTTTTTTATTTTTGATTCTGAGTGTACCGATACCTTAGATTTTGATTATTTTCTTCCTGCGGGAGATTATTTATCACTCCATTACCGTGGCAGCTATGAACAAAGTTATGAAAAGGTAATGGAAGTTGTGAAGTATGCAAAAGAGAATGATCTTTCCCTTTTAGGAGACCCTTTCGAAGTTTACGAAATTGATAATCGTGATACGATGATGTCAGACCAATACTTGACTGAGATTCAAGTTAGGGTTGAACAACGTAAATGA
- a CDS encoding GNAT family N-acetyltransferase, with translation MNNIQIFDQVFDIMKESFPEAEYRDYQEQKLLLTHPRYSLLTEKNEQQNVIGFLAGWKFDEFSYVENVAVSSSIRGGGIGKKLMERFMEQATLPIVLEVELPMNEINQRRIGFYKRLGFQLCEFPYVQPPLRTGFKPLPLKIMSFPDHLSSIEFEKVRHVLYKEVYDVAVIHN, from the coding sequence ATGAACAATATTCAAATTTTTGATCAAGTTTTCGATATTATGAAGGAGTCCTTCCCCGAAGCCGAATACCGGGACTATCAAGAACAAAAGCTGCTACTAACTCATCCACGTTATTCTCTCCTTACAGAGAAAAATGAACAGCAAAATGTGATTGGATTCCTTGCAGGCTGGAAGTTCGATGAATTCAGTTATGTTGAAAATGTGGCAGTCTCTTCTAGTATCCGCGGCGGAGGCATCGGTAAAAAGCTCATGGAGCGTTTTATGGAACAAGCAACTCTGCCGATTGTATTAGAAGTTGAGTTACCCATGAATGAGATAAATCAGAGAAGGATAGGATTTTACAAACGATTAGGGTTTCAGTTATGTGAATTTCCTTACGTTCAGCCGCCACTTCGTACAGGGTTTAAGCCTTTGCCCCTGAAGATAATGAGCTTTCCGGATCATTTGTCTTCCATTGAATTTGAAAAAGTAAGACATGTCCTGTATAAAGAAGTGTACGACGTGGCTGTAATCCATAATTAA
- a CDS encoding TetR/AcrR family transcriptional regulator, producing the protein MKKQPQITEKTRQTFVEVFCELYSQKPIEKISIQEIANKSGYNRSTFYQYFTDIYALLDSVENDLLNDMKKELANKELSMHMVQDTLYCLDKREHLLVLNALLGDYGSASFLKRLKKEITLDQLTFNVPQNHFLTPYFIEFYLTTSLSLFRLWLQREKDLSSEEFFKVVENLYSKGITPYS; encoded by the coding sequence ATGAAAAAGCAACCCCAAATAACGGAGAAAACAAGACAAACGTTTGTAGAAGTTTTTTGTGAGTTATATAGCCAAAAGCCGATTGAGAAAATTTCGATTCAGGAAATTGCGAATAAGTCAGGATATAACCGCAGTACCTTTTATCAGTACTTTACGGACATTTACGCATTGTTAGACTCTGTTGAAAACGACCTGTTAAATGACATGAAAAAAGAATTGGCGAATAAAGAGCTTTCGATGCATATGGTTCAAGATACGCTCTATTGTCTGGACAAAAGAGAGCATCTCCTGGTTCTTAATGCCCTTTTGGGTGATTATGGAAGTGCTAGTTTTTTAAAACGCTTAAAAAAAGAAATCACTTTGGATCAATTAACATTTAACGTTCCGCAAAACCATTTCTTAACGCCATACTTCATTGAGTTTTACCTGACAACTTCCCTTTCTTTATTTCGTCTTTGGCTTCAGCGTGAAAAGGATTTATCTTCAGAAGAGTTTTTCAAGGTAGTGGAGAACCTATATTCAAAAGGGATTACGCCCTATTCTTAA
- a CDS encoding 2-dehydropantoate 2-reductase N-terminal domain-containing protein, which yields MSAKQDRILIFGAGVIGSMYAIKLIEAGFDVTLFAHSNRFTSLRENGLQYSEKGTVRSIPVNVIDTLEHDDVYDFIFVTVRYDRSESALLALKDNQSKNIVTMTSNSIGFSSWLDIVGDRLLPAFPGFGGQIKDGVLHARFLPKVIVATVFGEINGAVTERIENLKKIFKTAKLPYVIKKDMQAYLITHSVSDIAMLSFLHSENKIIDQKTARTRKTARKITVTLKAYLRAIQQAGVSIDPPMLKMVLKFPNLFLDLFFMTWLRTKMVRDMMLPDYANSANNEIVHLSNDLMKFLSQNKIKTEIHVQ from the coding sequence ATGTCAGCAAAACAAGATAGAATTTTGATTTTTGGTGCAGGTGTCATCGGGAGCATGTACGCCATTAAGCTTATTGAAGCAGGGTTTGACGTTACCCTGTTCGCACATTCTAATCGATTTACATCATTAAGAGAAAATGGCCTACAATATTCAGAAAAAGGTACAGTTAGATCGATACCAGTGAATGTCATTGATACGCTCGAACATGACGATGTATACGATTTTATTTTCGTTACTGTTCGTTATGATCGGTCCGAATCAGCGTTGTTAGCGCTAAAAGATAATCAAAGCAAAAATATAGTTACAATGACTAGTAACTCAATTGGATTCTCTTCGTGGCTGGATATCGTAGGAGATAGACTTTTACCAGCTTTTCCCGGCTTCGGTGGACAAATTAAAGATGGAGTATTACATGCTCGATTTCTGCCAAAAGTTATAGTGGCAACTGTATTTGGAGAAATTAATGGTGCAGTGACAGAACGCATAGAAAACCTCAAAAAAATATTTAAAACAGCAAAACTTCCTTACGTTATTAAAAAGGATATGCAAGCGTATCTAATCACACATTCGGTATCAGACATTGCCATGTTAAGCTTTTTGCATTCTGAAAATAAGATCATTGACCAAAAAACAGCCAGAACCAGAAAAACGGCACGTAAAATAACTGTCACTTTAAAAGCGTATCTAAGGGCAATACAACAAGCTGGCGTTTCAATTGATCCACCCATGCTTAAAATGGTACTAAAATTCCCAAACTTATTTTTGGATCTTTTCTTTATGACATGGCTACGAACTAAGATGGTTCGGGATATGATGTTGCCGGATTATGCGAATAGTGCTAACAATGAGATTGTGCACCTGAGTAATGATTTAATGAAGTTTTTAAGTCAAAATAAGATCAAAACAGAAATACATGTTCAATAA
- a CDS encoding SDR family oxidoreductase encodes MTINMDGKVAFVTGGNRGIGLETARQLGKLGATVVIGSRDLEKGKVAVDTLRSEGIQAENIKLDVNLAEDLQVAYNFFEQRYGKLDMLINNAGIQIEIEDLSPMNETSTVSPSVMRETFDANFFSMVELTQLLLPLIRKAPAGRIVNVSSALGSNTLHSNPEAQIYDVKLLAYDASKAAMNTFTTHLAHELKDTPIKVNSAYPGWVKTPLGGKYADMDLEDGGKTSVMLATLPADGPTGKFFHMDTELPW; translated from the coding sequence ATGACTATAAACATGGATGGTAAAGTTGCTTTTGTAACTGGAGGAAATCGTGGTATTGGATTGGAGACAGCACGTCAATTAGGTAAGCTTGGCGCCACGGTCGTTATTGGGTCGCGCGATTTGGAGAAAGGTAAGGTTGCTGTGGATACACTTCGTTCGGAGGGAATCCAAGCGGAGAATATCAAATTGGACGTCAATCTAGCCGAAGACCTTCAAGTTGCTTACAATTTTTTCGAACAGCGGTACGGTAAGCTTGATATGTTGATTAATAATGCTGGGATACAGATCGAGATCGAAGATCTTTCACCGATGAATGAAACAAGTACCGTTTCGCCGAGCGTTATGCGTGAAACCTTCGATGCCAATTTCTTCAGTATGGTTGAATTAACTCAACTACTGCTGCCGTTAATTCGCAAAGCGCCAGCCGGAAGAATTGTTAACGTATCCAGTGCGCTTGGATCGAATACACTCCATTCCAATCCCGAGGCTCAAATTTATGATGTCAAGCTTCTTGCTTACGATGCCTCGAAGGCGGCAATGAATACCTTTACGACCCATCTTGCACATGAGCTGAAGGATACACCAATTAAAGTGAATTCGGCTTATCCTGGCTGGGTGAAGACTCCACTGGGCGGAAAATACGCTGATATGGATCTTGAAGATGGCGGGAAGACAAGCGTAATGCTTGCCACGTTGCCTGCGGACGGACCAACAGGAAAGTTCTTCCATATGGATACAGAACTGCCTTGGTAA
- a CDS encoding TetR/AcrR family transcriptional regulator → MAKITQELIIETAEALIERTEKTEVTLSQIADELSITHAALYKHFKNKQELWAAVSKSWFNRMISEQIKIDMTTMANPQELLHDWLWAFANAKKRAYNENAKMFALNTQYVDSNPLVLRDVLWDSYQIIDGFMDYQDPHMERAEAILSAFAVFSLPSFKESWNLPDYQDRFERIWSLIKQGL, encoded by the coding sequence GTGGCTAAAATCACACAAGAGCTCATTATTGAAACAGCGGAAGCGTTAATTGAACGCACGGAAAAAACTGAAGTGACCCTCTCTCAAATTGCGGATGAATTAAGTATCACCCACGCAGCGCTTTATAAACACTTTAAAAATAAGCAAGAGCTCTGGGCAGCTGTGTCGAAGAGCTGGTTCAACCGGATGATTTCAGAACAAATCAAAATAGACATGACTACTATGGCTAATCCACAGGAATTGCTCCACGATTGGCTTTGGGCATTTGCTAACGCAAAAAAACGTGCCTATAACGAGAATGCCAAAATGTTCGCCTTGAATACACAATATGTTGACAGCAATCCACTGGTATTACGTGACGTTCTCTGGGATTCCTACCAAATTATTGACGGCTTCATGGACTATCAGGATCCCCACATGGAACGGGCAGAAGCGATTCTCTCTGCGTTTGCCGTGTTTAGCCTCCCGTCCTTCAAAGAATCCTGGAATTTACCAGACTATCAGGACAGGTTTGAACGCATCTGGAGTCTAATCAAACAGGGTCTATGA
- a CDS encoding NADP-dependent oxidoreductase translates to MKAAQINKYSKKFIVEINDIPVPDINDNEVLVKVKAAAVNHLELLIGTGSVKLIQDYEFPLTLGNELTGVIEKIGKNVQGFKVGDAIYSRLPLQKIGAFAEYAAIHADAIGHLPANLDFVTGAAAPLTGLTAYQGLHEELAAKAGESVFIPGGSGSFGQMAIPIAKSMGLRVIVSGNPQARERTMATGADQYIDYTTENYWEQLSNVDYVMDTLGPSEFDHELSIIKSGGRLLSLRTGPNKRFAEHMGLPGWKQKLFTIAGAKYDHKAKKKKIQYHFIFVRSDGEQLKKITKIIEDNGIVPAVDPTEFHIEDINEALKLVATGHPKGKVIIRF, encoded by the coding sequence ATGAAAGCAGCACAAATTAACAAATACTCAAAAAAGTTCATAGTAGAAATTAATGATATTCCAGTCCCAGATATAAATGATAACGAAGTCTTGGTCAAGGTGAAAGCGGCGGCGGTTAATCATTTAGAATTACTCATCGGTACTGGAAGTGTGAAGCTGATTCAGGATTATGAGTTCCCTTTGACCCTGGGTAATGAGCTGACAGGTGTTATTGAAAAGATTGGTAAGAACGTCCAGGGATTTAAAGTTGGCGATGCAATTTACTCACGCCTGCCACTACAAAAAATCGGTGCCTTTGCGGAATACGCAGCGATTCATGCGGATGCCATCGGGCACTTGCCCGCTAATCTCGATTTTGTAACTGGTGCTGCTGCGCCACTAACAGGATTGACTGCTTATCAAGGTTTGCATGAAGAATTGGCTGCCAAAGCTGGCGAAAGCGTGTTTATCCCCGGGGGTTCTGGTTCATTTGGCCAAATGGCCATTCCTATCGCAAAAAGCATGGGGCTGCGGGTCATCGTTAGTGGAAATCCGCAAGCACGTGAACGGACAATGGCGACTGGAGCAGACCAATATATTGATTACACGACTGAGAATTATTGGGAACAGCTTAGTAATGTAGATTATGTGATGGATACGTTGGGACCAAGCGAATTTGATCATGAACTTTCCATTATTAAATCAGGAGGTCGCCTTCTTTCTCTGCGGACCGGCCCTAACAAACGTTTCGCCGAACATATGGGATTGCCAGGTTGGAAACAAAAGCTCTTCACCATTGCCGGGGCTAAGTATGATCACAAAGCGAAGAAAAAGAAGATTCAATATCATTTCATTTTTGTTCGCAGTGATGGTGAACAATTAAAGAAAATCACCAAGATTATTGAAGATAACGGGATTGTACCAGCGGTGGACCCCACTGAATTCCACATTGAAGATATTAATGAGGCTCTGAAGCTTGTTGCAACTGGTCATCCTAAAGGAAAAGTCATTATCCGATTTTAA